CACCTGGACGGGTGGTTATGTCGGTCTGCTCGGCGGTTACGGCTGGGGCAATGCGGATGCGTCCGCACCGGGCATCAGCGCCAGCGATGATTTCGATGGTGGCCGCATGGGCGCCTTCGTCGGCTATAACTGGGCCATGGCGAGCGGCTTCGTCGTCGGTATCGAAGGCGATGTAAACTATGACTGGAATGAGAATTCCTATGCGGGTGGCATCGATGCCGGAACCGATTGGTCTGGTTCCGTTCGTGGCCGCGTCGGCTATGCCTTCGACCGCGCCCTGCTGTTTGCGGCAGGCGGTTATACCGGCACAAACGGTTACGTCGATACGCCGATTGGCGATACCAGCAAGACCTTCCATGGCTGGACGCTCGGCGCTGGCGTCGACTATGCCTTCACAGACAACGTGTTTGGCCGTCTGGAATATCGCTACAACGATTACGGCGACAAGACGATCGGCGGCATCAATGCCGATTTCGACCAGCACGTCGTCAATGTCGGCATCGGCGTGAAGTTCTGATCATCGACAGTTTTGGCTGCCTGAAGAAACCCTCCCCCGGCAACGGGAGGGGGTTTTTGTTTTCATTGCTCAGAACTCGGAAACGAGTCCCAAGACCCTTGGCTTCAGTTCTTCCGGCAACTGCCCTACCACAGGGCCCCTATTATCTCTTTGCCGACGCGTAAAGAACGAGGGAGACCAGGGCAGACGAATGATGCGGTTCGTTACAACCAGGGTTTCAAGAAACAGCCCGCATTGCTGCAGGTGCGCCGGATTGTCGATAATGAAACTCTTATCGTTCAAAAGATCGAGTTGCGTTGTACAGTAAACAACGCTGACAAATGGAAATTCTCGATCATCCTGTGTCCGCACAAATCCCGCATTACGCACAAGACCGGGCCTGAAATAGGGCCCCGGCTTAAAAGGTGTTTCCGCGTGGGGAAAATTGCACCAGACAAAATCCCACTTCAGAGGAAGCGGCAACTCGTCAAGGTCATACGGAGGCAGCAGTTTCACGCTTGCCCGCGAGATCAATTATTGACGATCTTGTAGTCCACAATCGGCCCGTAATGCTCTTCGATCAAGGCGTCAAGCTTCGCGAAATAGGCCGGATCATAGTCGGGTCCAAAGCTGTTGGCGCGCTGGACATCGGCAGATACGAAATCTTCGTCGCACGCAGATGGACCCGGAGCGCGCTTTTGCGCCTTCCGCGTCGCAGAAAGTCCCGCAGCGTATGCAAACGCAGTATCAATTTTACGCTGAACCATCCGATGTCTCCTTGCAACCCATTATGGACTGCGAACGCTGGCCGATCAAGTACCGGCGCATCCGAAGACTTGACAGACTCCTCACTCGAAAAGAATCCGTCAAGCACAGCCTTCGCCAATGCAAGCCCTCACGCCAGGCCGAGCTTCTCCGGCGAATAGCCTGCATCGCGAATGGCCTCTTCCGCCTTTGCCGCATCGCCGCCATCCAGCGTGACGCGGTGGTTGGCAAGATCTATGGCGACCGGCACACCGGGCAGCGCTTTGCTAAGCGCGGAACTCACGGTCTTTTCGCAATGGCCGCAGGTCATGTCGGGAACGTGGAATGTGGTCATGGTCAGTCTCCTTATGCTGATAATTCAGTGTCTTCGACGGTTTGGTTTCACCGGCGGCGCAGCGCTTGTCGCCAGATCCTCCAGAATGGGGCAATCGGGCCTGCCATCGCCGGAACAGCAATGGGAAAGATGCTTCAGCGTCTTCACCATGCCCTGCATTTCGGCAATGCGTCGCTCAAGATCCGCGATGTGCTGGGTGGCAACCTCCTTCACGGCAGCGCTTTCGCGTGCCTTGTCCTGCCAGAGCGCCAGCAGTTTTTGCGTTTCCTCCAGCGAAAAGCCGAGTGAACGGGCGCGGCGGATGAAGCGCAGCACATGCACCTCGTCCTCCGTGTAAAGCCGGTAATTGTTGTCCGAACGGGCGGTCGGATGGATCAGGCCGATCTGCTCATAGTAGCGGATCATCTTGGATGAGACGCCGGACGCCTTGGACGCTTCGCCAATGTTCATCAGACTGCTCCCAGCTTCATGCTGCGCAGCCGCAGCGCATTGGTCAGAACGAAAACACTGGACAGCGCCATGGCGCCCGCCCCGATCATTGGCGAAAGCTGAATGCCAAATGCGGGATAAAGCGCGCCGGCCGCCAGCGGGATGAGCGCCACGTTATAGCCGAAGGCCCAGAACAGGTTCTGGCGAATATTGTTCATTGTCGCATGGCTCACCGCGATGGCATCTGCAACGCCTGTCAGCGCGCCGGAAGAGAGAACCACATCGGCGCTTTCAATCGCCACATCGGTGCCCGTGCCAATGGCGATGCCAATATCAGCGCTTGCCAGTGCCGGTGCATCATTGATGCCATCGCCGACAAAGGCTACCGGTCCCGCCGCTCTCAACCGTTCCAGCGCTTCCACCTTGCCGTGCGGCAGCACTTCGGCCACCACTTCGTCAATGCCCACCTGCGCGGCAATGGCTTTTGCCGTGCGGGCATTGTCGCCCGTCACCATGGCCACCTTGAGGCCCATGGCCTTCAACTGCCGGATCGCGTCCCGACTCGTTTCCTTCAGCGGATCGGCGACGGCCAGAATGGCGGCAAGCCTGCCATCGAGTGCCACGTAAAGCGGGGTCTTGCCCTCATCCGCCAGCCGTGCCGCATCGCCCGCGAAGGTTTCGACCGACAGGCCAAGTTCCACCATCAGCCGGTCTGCGCCGACAGCAATTGTCCTGCCATTCACCTTGCCTTCGATGCCGTAACCCACGCGAGCCGCGAAGCTCTCGGCGGCGGGAATGGAAAGCCCCCGCGCCTTCACGGATGTCACGATGGCTTCCGCCACCGGGTGTTCCGAGCGCGCCTCCAGGGCGGCTACGAGCGGCAGAAGCTCCGTTTCGTCAAAGCCTTGCGCGGTCAGCACATCGGTGAGTTCCGGCTGGCCTTTGGTCACGGTGCCGGTTTTGTCCAGCACCACCGTCTTCACATCGCGAAGGGCCTGCAGCGCATCGCCTTTCCGAAACAGCACGCCCAGATCTGCCGCGCGACCGGTGCCGACCATGATGGAGGTGGGCGTTGCCAGCCCCATGGCGCAGGGGCAGGCAATGATGAGAACCGCAACCGCTGCCACCAGAGCATGCGGCAGAACCGGCTCAGGCCCGACAACATACCAGACAAGGAAAGTGAGCAGCGCGACCCCCATGACGGCGGGCACGAACCAGCCGGTCACACGATCCACCACGGCCTGGATGGGCAGTTTTGCGCCCTGCGCCTGTTCCACCAGCCGGATGATCTGCGAGAGCATGGTATCGGCACCCACCTTCTCCGCCCGGAACCGGAAGCTGCCGCTGCCATTGATGGTGCCGCCCACGACCTGAGACCCCGCATGCTTTTCCACGGGCAGAGGCTCGCCGGACATCATCGACTCATCCACGTTGGAAGAGCCGTCGAGCACCACACCATCCACTGCGATACGCTCGCCGGGACGCACGATCAGCACATCACCCACTTCCACCTCATCGGTCGGAATATCAATGGCTTGGCCGCCACGTTCCACCCGTGCGGTCTTGGCCTGAAGGTTCAGCAGGCGGCGAATGGCCGCTCCCGTTCGCCCCCGTGCGCGGGCTTCCAGCAGGCGGCCCAGCAGGATCAATGTGACGATCACCGTGGCGGCTTCGAAGTAGACGAAGCGGGCGGCTTCCGGCAAAAGCTGCGGCGCAAAGGTGGTGACGGTGGAATAGGAATAGGCGGCCAGAACGCCGATGGCGACCAGCGCATTCATTTCCGGGTGGCCGCGCAAAAGCGCTGGTAGACCCGTTTTCAGGAAGCGGAAACCGGGGCCGAAGATCACCGCCGTCGCAAGCGCGAAGTAACCATAGTAAAGCCACTGCATATCCACCGCGCCCATCAGCCAGTGATGGAAAGGTGCGTAGATGTGACCGCCCATTTCCAGCACGAAGAGCGGCAACGTCAGCACCGCGGCAATCGCCAGATCGCGCTTCAGGACGCCCGCATCCTCCTCATGATGATTATGGGTTTCGTGACCCTCATGATCATGCCCCGTGGAAGGCTTCGGCTTTTCCAGCACAAAGCCTGCAGAGCGGATGGCAGCGGAAACCAGCCGCTTCGCATCGCGTCCGAAGGCTTCCACACTCACATGCCTTTCGCCCTCACTTGTCGTGACGGACACGACCCCGGCAACATGTGAGAGCGCCGCGTTGAGGCGCTCCGCATCCCCTTCCTTCAGTGGCTTTTCCAGCGTGAAGGCAAACATATCCGCCTTAGGCTCATAGCCTGCCTTGCGGATCGCCTCGGCCAGCGTTGCTGCGGAAAAGCCCTCCGATGGCTCCACCGTCAGGCTTTCGGTCGCGAAGTTCACGGCACTCGTCGCCACGCCCGGCACCTTTGCCGCAGCCTTTTCCACGCGCTTCACGCAGGAAGCGCAGCTCATGCCCTCTACCGGAATGATGAGCGGCTCATGGAGATGGTCGGTTCTGACGGTCTGGTTCATGGGATGGAATCCTTGTCTTCCATCCACAGATAGGGCTTCCCATCATGGGAAGGTCAAGAGGTGAGCTACGGTTATTTCGCTGCTATGCGCTTGAAGGGGCAGGCCCAATCAGCGGATGTTTCGCCATTGCTTAATACGGTTGATCGAGCCATCGAGATTACGCTTTATAGAGTAGCCATTTTTCCCGCTAAAGTAGTTCTCACGCATATCTCTGATCACCTTAGCTGCGTCACCGTATGGCGCTACGATATCAATGAACCAAAGATAACTCCCCGATGACCATTGCCCGGCATTGGGGGTTACCCCATCGCTTAGTAATTTCTCATGTGCAGCATCATCCAGAAGCGCCCAGGTGACGAAGGCAATTGGGTCATTCGGTCCATCAAAGTAGATTTTGCACTGCCCCGATTTTAGCGCAGGCAGAAAATTAGCTTGGATATCACTAATGCGCCAATATCGATGCAGCGGAGACTGGAGCGCCAGAGCTGTCATGCTCCCGAGGGCCTCCATGGCACCGAGCTTCTTTACGGCCAATGTGTCGTTCATAATGCTTCATCGCTCCTTGAGACCATTTTGAAATGCTTTGGTGATCGGTTCAAAAAAGTATGATATCAGGCGTCGCTCGGATGTAACCACGTCAACTGTGGCAGTCATGCCGGGAGAAAATGGCACCGGCGCTTCATCAACCAGCATGTGGGATCTGTTTGCCTTCAGCCGAACCGCATATACCCAGTTCGTGCCGCCGCTTTGGCGCGCGTCCGCTCCCAAATTTATCACGGTAGCGGGAATAACCCCGAAACGCTCAGAGGGAAACGCGTCTAGCTTCGCGTAGGCGCTTTGTCCGTTTCTGAGGAAGCCTATGTCTCGATTATCGAAAAATGCTTCGATCTCCAGACCTCCGTTGGTCGGGACAACAGTCATCAGACTTGCTCCTGCTGATACGAATCCACCAATGGTGTGAATGCTGAGGTTTTCGATCCGACCATGGACAGGAGAACGGAGCGTGAGATTCCGCAACTTGTCTTCTGCCGCTCTCAGCGAAGCATGTGAACTACTCAAGGCAATCTCCGCCTCACGCAGCCGCCGACTTTGTGTTGCAAGGTTGTCGGAAATGATTGAGATACGTTGGCGCCTGGTGGCTTCTCCCGACGCTACAAGTGCCGACAATTCGCGCGCGCTGACCTCCGCGTCTCCATCAATGGATCTAAGCTCGCGCAGCCTTTCAAGATGAGCGGTTCGACTGAGAATGCCTTGGCTCATCAGACTTTCAGCAGTTGCGAGGTTTTGCGAAACGATATCGCGGTCAACTTTTGCCTTGTCTACCCGCGCTCCTTGTGCCTGCTGCTGAAACTCCAGTTGCTTTTGCTTGGCGTCGAGCTGCAGCACCTGGTCGCGCAGGGATGCTAGGGTCAAAACTCAATCAGGATTTGGAGCGTGGTATGAGAGAAAATCGTTCAGTTATAGAAGCGAAGCCGAAGGTGGATCTGATATCCATCAAGGTTTCGCGACGCAGAAATGAGCGATTTTCGCCATATCCCTTCGGGACGCGGCGGATTTTCTCTGCGAAGGCGTCGAAAAGGCTTTGTGGAGTAGTGCTCCACGGCAGCCTCTTCTCCTGTTCGCCAACAAAATCCGCTCGCGCCACGCCCGAAACCTGATTGAGTTTTGACCCTAGCGCAGCGCGCACCAGATCTTCGCCGACTGCACTTCCGTCCGGATTGATACCGCGTCTTCCCCGGAACTCCGCGATCCCATACTCCATGAACCCTGCCGCAGCAGGATCACGCGCCATCAGCGACGAGAAAACGGCTGCTGCAACGTTGGCATCGAGTGATTGCTGATCAATTTCGGCCTGTATACGCTGGATGTCGCTCTGCGCAGATGTGGGGTCAAGGCGCACCAGAATGTCGCCTTTGGCCACAGACTGCCCCTCGGCTACGGCCAACTCGACGACTTTGCCATCAGCAAGCGGCTGCACGATTTGAACGCGCGCGACCGGCACCAACTTTCCGGCACCGCGAGCAACCACCTCAGTCTTCGCTAGAATGCTACCGCCAAGAATGGCAGCAAAGAGAAGCAGGAGAAGCCAGACAGTGATGCGTAGTGTGGGCGAAACCGCGCTTTCATTCGCAGGTATTGTAGAGGTCATTTCTGTCCCTGCAGTTGTTCAAGATCAAGGATGCGCGCGTCAGGGCCGAACACGTCTGGTCGGTGCGTGATGATCGCAACGGCCCGGGACTGAGCAAGCCGCATCAATGTGTGCGTGACGATGGATGCAGAAACCTCATCCAGGGCGCTTGTCGGTTCATCGACAATCAAAACATTCGGATTGCAAAGCAGCAGACGAGCGAGAGCCAATCTCTGTCTTTGGCCGCCCGAAAGGGATGAGCCGTGTTCACCGATTTGCGTATCGAGCCCCTCTGGAAGGCGCTTGATGATGTCGACGCTGGCACTATTCTCCAGCGCCCGTTCTATCTCGTCTTCTGTCGCATTCTCATTAGCCAGAAGGAGATTTTCCCGGATCGTCCCGCTAAAAAGAGCAGGCTCCTGCGGAAGATAGCAAATGGCGGCCCTGACACTGCCAGGTGAAAAATTCGTCATCGGCTGATCATCGATCAGAACGCTTCCGGCATCCGGTGGATAAAGTCCTGCTAAAACCTTCGCGACCGTGGACTTGCCGAAGCCGGATCGCCCGACAATCACCGTAGGCTGACCGGGACAAACCATCAGGCTCAACTTATGAATGACCTGTCGGTCAGCGGAATATCCAAAGGACACGGCCTCCATGCGCAGAACGGCTGGCTTCATCAGCGAGAGCGTCTGCTTGCCCGCTTCATTCTCGGACGCAGCATTCAGCACATCACCAAGCCGCATGCGAGATACCTGGATGCCCTGCCAATGCTCCCACAGGGACGCGAGGCCCAGGATCGGGCCAGAGACATGCCCCGCCAGAAGATGAAAAGCCACCAACTGGCCAAGCGTGATGCTGTTTTCGAGAACCAGCATCGCACCGAAAAACAGAATCATGATGTCGAAGGCATTGCTGAATGCATCGCGAATCAAGCCATTGACAACATGCAGTCTGGTAATCTTGAAACTCAGGGCCAATGAGGCGGCCATAGTGGCGTCCAGCCTTCGGACATAGCGATGCTCTCCGGCTTGCGCCTTCACGGTTTCCACGTTGCGGAAGGTCTCGATCAGTCGCGATTGATGCGCCGAGTTTGCGACGAAAGACTGCTTGAGACGGTGGCGCAGAAAGGGGCCGACAACAGCCATGGCCGCCATCTGGCTGGGTAGTAGAATAATGATAATCAACGTCAGTGACGGGCTGATCGAAAAGAGCGCGGCGAGATAAATGAATGAAAACAGGATATCAATCACGACGCCGGAAACCGTACCGGTCAGGAACCGCCGAACCACTTCGATTTCTCGCATGCGTGCGAACAATTCGCCAGCCTGCCATGTCTGCAATGTACGCAGAGGCAGGTGAAGTACATGCTGATATATTCGATTGCTGAACTCGCGGGTCAGCCGGTTTACCAAATCGCCTCCAAGATAAACTGAAATAGCTTTGAAAGATCCTTGAAATATAGCTACCAGAGTCAGAAGCCCGACAACAATATATAGACTTTCCTGCCGTTGA
The window above is part of the Rhizobium rhizoryzae genome. Proteins encoded here:
- a CDS encoding outer membrane protein, whose translation is MKKVLLLAAALGFAGSSAALAADAVEQIPEAPMAVEAAVPSFTWTGGYVGLLGGYGWGNADASAPGISASDDFDGGRMGAFVGYNWAMASGFVVGIEGDVNYDWNENSYAGGIDAGTDWSGSVRGRVGYAFDRALLFAAGGYTGTNGYVDTPIGDTSKTFHGWTLGAGVDYAFTDNVFGRLEYRYNDYGDKTIGGINADFDQHVVNVGIGVKF
- a CDS encoding heavy-metal-associated domain-containing protein; its protein translation is MTTFHVPDMTCGHCEKTVSSALSKALPGVPVAIDLANHRVTLDGGDAAKAEEAIRDAGYSPEKLGLA
- the cueR gene encoding Cu(I)-responsive transcriptional regulator, with the protein product MNIGEASKASGVSSKMIRYYEQIGLIHPTARSDNNYRLYTEDEVHVLRFIRRARSLGFSLEETQKLLALWQDKARESAAVKEVATQHIADLERRIAEMQGMVKTLKHLSHCCSGDGRPDCPILEDLATSAAPPVKPNRRRH
- a CDS encoding heavy metal translocating P-type ATPase; translated protein: MNQTVRTDHLHEPLIIPVEGMSCASCVKRVEKAAAKVPGVATSAVNFATESLTVEPSEGFSAATLAEAIRKAGYEPKADMFAFTLEKPLKEGDAERLNAALSHVAGVVSVTTSEGERHVSVEAFGRDAKRLVSAAIRSAGFVLEKPKPSTGHDHEGHETHNHHEEDAGVLKRDLAIAAVLTLPLFVLEMGGHIYAPFHHWLMGAVDMQWLYYGYFALATAVIFGPGFRFLKTGLPALLRGHPEMNALVAIGVLAAYSYSTVTTFAPQLLPEAARFVYFEAATVIVTLILLGRLLEARARGRTGAAIRRLLNLQAKTARVERGGQAIDIPTDEVEVGDVLIVRPGERIAVDGVVLDGSSNVDESMMSGEPLPVEKHAGSQVVGGTINGSGSFRFRAEKVGADTMLSQIIRLVEQAQGAKLPIQAVVDRVTGWFVPAVMGVALLTFLVWYVVGPEPVLPHALVAAVAVLIIACPCAMGLATPTSIMVGTGRAADLGVLFRKGDALQALRDVKTVVLDKTGTVTKGQPELTDVLTAQGFDETELLPLVAALEARSEHPVAEAIVTSVKARGLSIPAAESFAARVGYGIEGKVNGRTIAVGADRLMVELGLSVETFAGDAARLADEGKTPLYVALDGRLAAILAVADPLKETSRDAIRQLKAMGLKVAMVTGDNARTAKAIAAQVGIDEVVAEVLPHGKVEALERLRAAGPVAFVGDGINDAPALASADIGIAIGTGTDVAIESADVVLSSGALTGVADAIAVSHATMNNIRQNLFWAFGYNVALIPLAAGALYPAFGIQLSPMIGAGAMALSSVFVLTNALRLRSMKLGAV
- a CDS encoding toxin-activating lysine-acyltransferase is translated as MNDTLAVKKLGAMEALGSMTALALQSPLHRYWRISDIQANFLPALKSGQCKIYFDGPNDPIAFVTWALLDDAAHEKLLSDGVTPNAGQWSSGSYLWFIDIVAPYGDAAKVIRDMRENYFSGKNGYSIKRNLDGSINRIKQWRNIR
- a CDS encoding HlyD family type I secretion periplasmic adaptor subunit gives rise to the protein MTLASLRDQVLQLDAKQKQLEFQQQAQGARVDKAKVDRDIVSQNLATAESLMSQGILSRTAHLERLRELRSIDGDAEVSARELSALVASGEATRRQRISIISDNLATQSRRLREAEIALSSSHASLRAAEDKLRNLTLRSPVHGRIENLSIHTIGGFVSAGASLMTVVPTNGGLEIEAFFDNRDIGFLRNGQSAYAKLDAFPSERFGVIPATVINLGADARQSGGTNWVYAVRLKANRSHMLVDEAPVPFSPGMTATVDVVTSERRLISYFFEPITKAFQNGLKER
- a CDS encoding biotin/lipoyl-binding protein, with the translated sequence MTSTIPANESAVSPTLRITVWLLLLLFAAILGGSILAKTEVVARGAGKLVPVARVQIVQPLADGKVVELAVAEGQSVAKGDILVRLDPTSAQSDIQRIQAEIDQQSLDANVAAAVFSSLMARDPAAAGFMEYGIAEFRGRRGINPDGSAVGEDLVRAALGSKLNQVSGVARADFVGEQEKRLPWSTTPQSLFDAFAEKIRRVPKGYGENRSFLRRETLMDIRSTFGFASITERFSLIPRSKS
- a CDS encoding peptidase domain-containing ABC transporter, yielding MVLRLLGLVQPFVFQALIDRILPYQRQESLYIVVGLLTLVAIFQGSFKAISVYLGGDLVNRLTREFSNRIYQHVLHLPLRTLQTWQAGELFARMREIEVVRRFLTGTVSGVVIDILFSFIYLAALFSISPSLTLIIIILLPSQMAAMAVVGPFLRHRLKQSFVANSAHQSRLIETFRNVETVKAQAGEHRYVRRLDATMAASLALSFKITRLHVVNGLIRDAFSNAFDIMILFFGAMLVLENSITLGQLVAFHLLAGHVSGPILGLASLWEHWQGIQVSRMRLGDVLNAASENEAGKQTLSLMKPAVLRMEAVSFGYSADRQVIHKLSLMVCPGQPTVIVGRSGFGKSTVAKVLAGLYPPDAGSVLIDDQPMTNFSPGSVRAAICYLPQEPALFSGTIRENLLLANENATEDEIERALENSASVDIIKRLPEGLDTQIGEHGSSLSGGQRQRLALARLLLCNPNVLIVDEPTSALDEVSASIVTHTLMRLAQSRAVAIITHRPDVFGPDARILDLEQLQGQK